A DNA window from Phoenix dactylifera cultivar Barhee BC4 chromosome 13, palm_55x_up_171113_PBpolish2nd_filt_p, whole genome shotgun sequence contains the following coding sequences:
- the LOC103706630 gene encoding LOW QUALITY PROTEIN: kinesin-like protein KIN-5A (The sequence of the model RefSeq protein was modified relative to this genomic sequence to represent the inferred CDS: deleted 1 base in 1 codon) encodes MDSSQRKVGMIPMSPSQTPRSSEKLGRDFRYIDGNGNSNSKYDKDKGVNVQVILRCRPLCDEEMRVNTPVVISCIEHRREVTAVQNIANKQIDRTFVFDKVFGPTSKQKDLFDQAVSPIVNEVLEGYNCTIFAYGQTGTGKTYTMEGGGRKTRNGEFPSDAGVIPRAVRRIFDILEAQCAEYSMKVTFLELYNEEITDLLAPDESKFSDDKSKKPIALMEDGKGGVFVRGLEEEIVYTAGEIYKILDKGSAKRRTAETLLNKQSSRSHSIFSITIHIKECTPEGEEMIKCGKLNLVDLAGSENISRSGAREGRAREAGEINKSLLTLGRVINALVDHSGHVPYRDSKLTRLLRDSLGGKTKTCIIATISPSIHCLEETLSTLDYAHRAKNIKNKPEVNQKMMKSAMIKDLYSEIDRLKQEVYAAREKNGIYIPRDRYLHEEAEKKDMTEKMERLELELDSKDKQLIGLQELYNSQQILSAELSDKLEKTQKKLEDTEQALLDLEERYRQANATIKEKEYLISNLLKSEKALVEHVYELRSELENAAADISGLFSKIERKDKIEDANRILVQKFQSQLTRQLDILHKTISTSVMQQENQLKEMEEDMQSFVSTKAEATEELRTRVEKLKLMYGSRIGALDDLAGELDKNSQSTFGKLNSQVLMHSSALEDCFKGIALEADQLLNELQSSLSTQEDKLAAFAQQQREGHLRAVETTRSISIISCNFFHTLDVHASKLSRILEETQTVQDQQLHELEKKFEECSANEEKQLLEKVAEMLASSSARKKRLVQTAVDNLRASAADRTSSLQKEMSTAHDFTLSVKEQWKVYMEETEKHYLVDTAAVESGRSCLHEGFQQCMEKAKLGSQQWKNAQNSLLSLGKGNVASIDSLVRSGLEANQLLRARLSSAASTTLEDVDVANKALLSSIGCSLKLDHDACANIDSLLVPCCGELRELRSRHYHRTVEITENAGKCLEEEYTVDEASCSTPRRRSINLPSIASIEELRTPAFEELLKSFWEARSTSKQADGELKTHSGAYESQAQTFRDARVPLTAINLGHACPTRCNNTARC; translated from the exons ATGGATAGCTCGCAGAGGAAAGTGGGTATGATCCCGATGTCTCCCTCTCAGACGCCAAGGTCGAGCGAGAAGCTTGGAAGGGATTTCCGATACATTGATGGCAATGGGAATTCCAACAGCAAGTATGATAAGGACAAGGGGGTCAATGTTCAAGTCATTCTCCGCTGCAG ACCTTTGTGTGATGAGGAGATGAGGGTTAACACGCCTGTGGTGATATCTTGCATTGAGCATCGGCGAGAAGTGACTGCTGTTCAGAATATTGCCAACAAGCAGATTGACAGAACCTTTGTCTTTGACAAG GTCTTTGGCCCGACATCCAAGCAAAAGGATTTATTTGATCAAGCTGTCTCTCCCATAGTAAATGAGGTTCTTGAGGGTTATAACTGCACCATTTTTGCCTATGGTCAGACAGGCACTGGTAAAACTTACACaatggaaggaggaggaagaaagactaGG AATGGAGAATTTCCAAGTGATGCTGGAGTTATTCCAAGGGCTGTCCGGCGAATCTTTGACATACTTGAGGCGCAGTGTGCTGAGTACAGTATGAAAGTCACATTTCTTGAATTGTATAATGAGGAAATAACAGATCTTTTGGCTCCAGATGAGTCAAAATTCTCAGATGACAAGTCCAAAAAGCCTATAGCTCTCATGGAAGATGGGAAGGGGGGTGTTTTTGTGAGAGGACTGGAAGAGGAGATAGTGTACACTGCTGGTGAAATTTACAAAATCTTGGATAAAGGGTCTGCAAAGAGGCGTACTGCAGAGACCTTACTTAACAAGCAGAGCAGCCGATCTCATTCCATATTTTCTATCACAATTCACATCAAGGAGTGTACTCCAGAGGGAGAAGAGATGATCAAATGTGGAAAGCTTAATCTAGTGGATCTTGCTGGGTCGGAAAATATTTCACGATCGGGTGCTAGAGAG GGAAGAGCAAGGGAAGCTGGGGAGATTAATAAAAGTTTGCTTACGCTTGGTCGTGTTATTAATGCCCTTGTTGACCACTCTGGCCATGTTCCATACAG aGATAGCAAGTTGACAAGATTGCTTAGGGATTCCTTGGGAGGGAAAACAAAGACTTGCATTATTGCCACCATATCACCTTCCATCCACTGCTTGGAAGAGACACTGAGCACCTTAGACTATGCACACCGTGCGAAAAATATCAAGAATAAGCCTGAG GTCAATCAGAAGATGATGAAGTCTGCAATGATCAAGGATTTATACTCTGAAATTGACCGCCTTAAACAAG AGGTATATGCTGCAAGAGAGAAGAATGGGATATACATTCCACGGGATCGCTACCTGCATGAAGAAGCTGAGAAGAAG GACATGACGGAGAAAATGGAGCGTCTGGAACTTGAGTTGGACTCGAAGGATAAG CAATTAATTGGGCTCCAGGAGCTTTACAATTCTCAACAAATACTGAGTGCAGAATTAAGtgataaacttgagaagacccaG AAAAAGCTGGAGGACACTGAACAAGCATTACTAGACCTGGAAGAAAGATATAGGCAGGCAAATGCCacgataaaagaaaaggaatattTGATATCTAATCTTCTCAAATCAG AGAAAGCACTTGTTGAGCACGTATATGAGCTTCGATCAGAGCTAGAGAATGCAGCTGCAGATATTTCTGGCTTGTTTTCTAAAATTG AACGTAAAGATAAGATAGAGGATGCAAACAGAATTCTTGTGCAGAAATTCCAGTCTCAATTGACTCGGCAGCTTGATATCTTGCATAAAACCATCTCAACTTCTGTAATGCAACAAGAGAACCAACTaaaagaaatggaagaagatatgcaatcATTTGTCTCCACAAAGGCTGAG GCCACTGAAGAACTTAGAACTCGGGttgaaaaattaaaactcaTGTATGGATCTCGAATTGGAGCATTAGATGATTTAGCAGGCGAACTTGACAAGAATTCTCAATCAACCTTTGGAAAATTGAACTCACAAGTACTGATGCACTCTTCTGCTCTTGAGGAT TGTTTTAAGGGAATTGCTTTAGAGGCAGATCAGCTGCTTAATGAACTTCAAAGTAGTCTTTCCACACAGGAGGATAAATTAGCTGCATTTGCACAGCAGCAGCGTGAG GGACATCTCAGAGCTGTGGAAACTACACGTTCTATTTCAATTATCTCTTGTAATTTTTTTCACACCCTAGATGTTCATGCATCAAAATTGAGCAGGATTCTGGAAGAAACACAAACTGTACAGGATCAACAGCTTCATGAGCTTGAGAAAAAGTTTGAG GAATGTTCTGCTAATGAAGAGAAGCAACTACTAGAAAAGGTGGCAGAAATGCTAGCAAGTTCAAGTGCTAGGAAGAAAAGGCTG GTTCAAACAGCAGTTGATAATCTCCGGGCAAGTGCTGCTGATAGAACCAGTAGTCTGCAGAAGGAAATGTCAACTGCTCATGATTTCACCCTTTCAGTTAAAGAACAATGGAAAGTTTACATGGAAGAAACTGAAAAGCACTATCTTGTGGATACTGCTGCAGTTGAAAGTGGTAGAAGTTGCTTGCACGAAGGTTTTCAACAATG catggagaaagcaaaactgggttcccaacagtggaaAAATGCTCAAAATTCCCTGCTGAGCCTTGGAAAAGGAAATGTAGCATCAATAGATTCACTTGTCAG GAGCGGATTGGAAGCCAATCAGCTTTTACGTGCCAGGTTGTCCTCTGCTGCCTCAACTACTCTTGAAGATGTTGATGTTGCAAATAAGGCTCTACTTTCCTCCATCGGCT GTTCATTAAAACTCGATCACGATGCATGTGCAAACATTGATTCATTGCTCGTTCCTTGCTGTGGGGAGCTTAGGGAATTGAGAAGTAGACACTACCATAGGACGGTAGAGATAACAGAGAATGCAGGGAAGTGCCTGGAAGAAGAATATACG GTGGATGAAGCATCTTGTTCAACACCGAGGAGACGGTCAATTAACCTGCCTAGCATTGCATCCATTGAGGAGCTAAGAACTCCAGCTTTTGAAGAGCTTCTGAAGTCATTCTGGGAGGCAAGGTCTACTTCCAAGCAGGCAGATGGAGAATTAAAA ACTCATTCCGGGGCATATGAGTCTCAAGCACAGACCTTTAGAGATGCAAGAGTTCCTCTCACCGCAATAAATTTGGGGCATGCTTGTCCCACTCGATGTAATAATACTGCCCGATGCTAA